The genomic region CAGGTGGTGGAGAAACAGGTTACCTTTTAGGtaacatggatgagttgaagagaagttatgaactgtttctgagagacaaataacatcaGGATCCTTTTTTaggtagctgacagctggtaactgtgcagagACGGGTCGTTAATTTTTCGTCAACAGAGATTGAAAGTCTTAAATAACTCCTGTTAAAATGTTGTAGGGCTGTAGatggggtcatgttaacaatccattaaaacttgtggtcttcaaggtcaactttattTTATGGGAGGAAAATTGACAAAAGTCTTAGAACCTACAACTTTGATCCTTACAACTGTGCTGTGTATATGTCTTAACAAGGAACCTATAAAAGgtaactgacctttgacctctccttCAGAAGGTACATGTAATGTCTACAGTGATTAGACATGCTTAAAAAAACAGTGTGGGGCACAGAgtatttttgtgtgtcagtgtggaACATGTCAGTAACACTGAGGGTTACACCCACTTTGccaggtacacctgttcacctgctcgttaaacacaaatatctagTGAACCAATCAGACGTCAGCAAATTAAATTTAAGCATACAGACATGTTCATGATGACCTGCTGAAAGTCAAACCAAGTATCAGAATGGGGGAAAGAGAAcgcgtggttgttggtgccagatgggtctgagtatttcagaaactgttcatCCAATGAGCTCACAAAATTACCTCTACAGTTTACAGACTGTAGTGGCATCCAACCAGCAAAAGGCCACTGAGGGAAACTGAAGTATTTCCAACTCATCCTGGTGATGAGGTCAAACACAACCAGTACTTTAACATTTTATCAAtatttacaaattaaaaaacaacttgtggtaacttatttttaattttactgcaTACAAGTTGAATGTAACTAAATCACATGACCTTTTATGTCCTGAGCTTATTCTAGTACAGCATGTAATATAAACACTGtatgtttattaaaaaataataactaaaaacACTCCTTGTAATACGTTACAATCAGCTCAACTTATTTTAAaatccaatccaactttatttacagaGCACTTTAAAGCAACATGGTTGACGAAAGTGCtttccagtaaaaaaaagagataaagtGGATCTGACAGCCGTGGACGTGAGCCATGCACACCGGCGCCATCTTGGCTCACAAACACAGCTGACATGATTGGATATAAACAAAGTATATCATGTAAATAAAGTAtatcagccaacatactggacactgttctgctgaacaaacacacattatccAATATGTAGCTGGtgttattaataatatttaaatattttcagaataaagtttatatttatttgtcaCACAATTGAAACTTTAATAaccttacaataaaacaaatttcagatttaattattctgaaactaAGTTTAAGCTTCTCAtagccagcacaaggccagttgcagacttactggtggtcctgtgctggcctatgtgtggattacctctgggtcaccaaagggccgtcattctttgcggtatgtgggtatgtataagcacattgtgtgcagccgtgggccagttgcagacacactgctggccctgtgctggcccagaacagtttcagctctggcctcagatgtcagcctaatgtgtacctgtCATGGAGAGTTGTATtggtagtcagtataagcttttaatgatataagtttgcatatgatagaatactgcatgatgaccttttgatgacttagactgttgtccactacgggactgttttataaattctttctcacagctgaataagctgttattatttcactcctgccaggaagaggagagctggacactcttatctgacgctcctaacaagaagagaggccgcgtctttctgtatcccacacacacatgcatacacctaaatcactcttatcttcactccctacgcactaacttcctctgcctatgaatagacgtattcactgttgtattacttttgtatataaataaagacaagtgcaagaacagagcggcATCACAGggccccactctggtgtgagcgttctgtgacgcccttgtatacaagtgaaaaacacagcgtctgtgtgtgtgtttctactcttagactcttagctgaagacgtgtctttagaataaatctctgaCAGTACCTTAATCGAGCcttgtaataacaacatgtgcggAACATAATATTGCAgaagtaacatgacaaaacagactaatcttatacagcgcttttctactGTCCCGATTACCAAAGTGCATTatacatgccacattcacacacttttaCCTAACTGAGTGcatcctaactacattcatacacctTGACCTCTctcatgcagactggaggagcagGGATCAAACCGCTAACCTTTCGATCAACCGGTgagctgctctacctcctgagctacagccacccggtggtaaacatgagtaaactcTCACTAGGTTTGGATAAAGTGCACACTCTCAAActtgtcaaacctgcatttgaaaagttggctaccatagcagtatagtattgcaacatagCATTTGAGTTTCTAACTGAAATAAGAAAATAGGAACacaaatagtgccatcattgccagacctggccccaTCTGGTTGATATACAACCTGCCacgacaccagtcagtcagaagtgccagcttgatgccggatccgggccagacctgttttctttgagcctgggccacataaaccaaaccacaatcgggccagatgtggcatgccatcacatagacagtgccatctacaccaggcctggcccacatctggatACATGTCatttaccatgccagaagtcagccagcagtgccagcttgacaccagatccgggccaggtctgtctgctatgtgggaagTATAAAAACTATGGAATGTACAACCATCATACCGCTCAGGGAGGAGACCTTATAAAGATGCTGGCTGAAACTGGTAACACAGTGTCACTATCCACTGTAAATGAGTCCTGTACATCATGAGCTAAAAGGTTCCTCTTAATCTCTGGAGACATGTCCTGTGTCtgatgaaacaaaatgttgctataatgaaaacaatatattggaggaaaaggaggacgctTTGAAGCCTCAGAACACATCCCAGCTGTGAAGTATGGGGGTGGCAGCTTCATGTTGTGGGGCCGTTCTGTTGCAGAAGGGACTGGTGCACCTCACAGAATAGATGGCAtcatgagaaaagaaatttaTGTGGAGTATCTGAAGACATCAACCAGGAAGCTGAAGCTTGGGCGCAAATGGGTCTTCCAAATGGACAATGACCCAAGCATACCTCCAAATTAGTTACAAAGTGGCTTAAGGATAGTAAATCAAAGTTTTGGAGTGGCCATCACAAAGTCCTGATAGAAAAATTGTGGGTGGGACGGAAAAAGCGAGTGTGAGCAAGAAGACCTACAAACCTGAGGCAGTTACACCAGTTCTGTCAAGAGGAGTGGGCCGAGATTCCAGCAAACTATTGCAGAAAGCTTGTGGAAGGATTCTGAAGCATGTGGCCCGAGTTTACGTATACTCAGACTACGAAGaagttaaaagaaacaaaaaacaaacaaagttctCTCTTTATTTGAATGTGTAAACAGATTCtacaaaaagatgtaaacacaaagcgtcCATTGCAAAATAGTCAGTTCCCTTTGGCCATGTGTTGTTCTAGTAGGAAGATTACACTATGAAATAAGAAGTTATCTCTACGTTTTTAGTTAAACTGCTACGCAgataagctacacaaaaacaccactatgtgttggaacaggaagtgatactctaccgcagagagagcgaacaccaaCTGGATGGCGCTGTAGTCTGCACTAtagctttttattatttattcactaATGAAAAAGCACACATATTGCAGCTCTTCCTTTTTGCTTACTGGATCTAGAACACCATTTAGATCATAACAGCTCCTGATCAGGAtgaatttcattttcaaatcaaATTTCATGTCCAGTTTCACAATTTTGTAACATAATATTTCAAAGCTTGCTTATGGGCTTGTTTTGGAGCAGACCAACAGTCAGGCTCGTCTTCACCCTTACTGTCAGACTCTGAATTGATGGTTCTGCTATATCTCACCTGGCTGAGTGGGGACACAGAGTTCCCACTGCAGGAGCTTGGGTTTGAGTCTGGCCTCGACCATTTCCTGTGTGCCATACCGCCTCACTCTCTCCCACCTTCCTGTCTGCTGTCTGGCAAAAGGCCTCATGTTCTGAAATCTCTTCCTCTCCATCGTCTTTGAGTTTCTTTGAGTGGAGCTTCTTTGCAGCTGTGACAAAATATAGAACGGTTTCTGCAACCGGGGAGTAAAATGTGCTGCAGTGTGAGGGCGCACAGGTGTAGGTGTGGaatttacatataaatattatagtTTACTTCATGCACaagaaatgtaaacatttaatcTAACCCACTTTTCATCAGCTACATAACctttattggagattatatTCATAAATTGtgtgaatcacacacacaaacacacgtccACTAAACTCTCTCTTTtatatctctccctctctctggtgAATGATGGAGGTTTGGTGGACTGTGTGGTTTGTCTGgctgaaagttgtgtttttttatgtgtggtGTGTTGTGAGGCTGATGATTTAGTGTAATTGTGTATGGTGTTGTTAGTGTAGTTTATGTGGTGTTAGTGGTTTTTCCTGGATGCAGAGCAGGTCAGTATGccgtggacttttacaccaccATGTTAGGGATGGAGTAAAGTAATAAAGCTTGCGtggagaagctgctgcaggGGCTTCCTCAGCTGAGCTCTGAGGACAGAGCTGTCCTGGATGCTAACTTTTCTTTGGAGGAGattgtgctgctgctggtcaGCTGGCTCCTGCACAGGGTGGGCTGCCTGCAGACTTCTGTAAAGGACTGTTACTGGCATCGAGTCATCATGTGGGGCTCTCTCTTCTCCTTAAAAACAGAGATTTGTCTCTGCGTAGACCTGGAGACCCATGACTCTGTTATGCACAGATTACTAACTTCCTTCAAAAGTACTGGCCACCAGGCTGAAACACTTTGTGAAATGAATCACTCACAGAGATCAGTCGTACTGTGTACCACACAGCTCTAATGTGAACAAGAGTGTTTCTCATGAGAGACTTGGTAGTTATTTGTAAATTGTACAGTTTGATGTTGGAATAATTCTTTAGATTAAGAGAAAGTGTTTGATAGGATTGAcgatctttttgtttttccattatgAGAAGTTTTGCTTTTTGGAGGTGGATTTTTGTCACTTTTGGGGCTGTTGTATCAGGCGGCTTTCTGTTTTGTAAAAGTGGATGATGGGCTGAGCTGCCCAGTTCGGAGAGGATCTAACTGGAATGTCCTGTTTCtggaatatatatttatattggtATATTTGTTAGAAATGTAATCTTGTTAAATGTTTTAAGAGATAAATAAGCAAAGTTATCTAGATTTATGTTGCCAGGTTTATCTTGGAGGCCTCTGCTGGTGTTgtccttgtttttctgttttcagtacAGATCAGAGTGATGTGGACTTTCTCAAAAGATGTTTAGATTTGTATGAGAAAGCATCTTCAGCAAAGGTGAGCTGGTGAAAAAAATATGGTGTAACAGGTTTGTTGGTGGTCATatagagacttttttttttaggaaaagaGTCTCGGAGGTTGCCATGGAGACGGTCTGTGTCAGACTGTCTAAGCCAAAAATGGATGCTGTACATACACTGATAAATGTCATTTCAGGGGTGGCCAGATTGAAATCCAGAGAAAACTATGCTAGAGGTGAAAGGTCAAACATTGGTCATCATGTTGTTTTAAAGGTGTGCTGTGTTCAGTCCCAGGGCCTTgcctttttatttcattgtctttggtttttatttgtgcTCTTGTAATTATTTGTGATAAAACTTTTTCTATTTGAGATCAAGATTCAAGTGGAAATAAAAGTTTGTGTTAAatttctccatctccctctttGTGTGTCCGTCTCTCTCCCTTGGTTTCTGTAGAGGTACAGTGTGGGGGCGCCTggataaatgttaaacagaagctAGATGTAGTGTTCCTCCACTGTCCATTAAGGACTTGAGGAAAAGAAATGGTGGAGAACAAAGTGTATGGTgtatttataaaagaaaatggCCTTTAAATTGTATACCAAAACGACCTCTAGTCAACTACAACTTGTTACATAATCATCAGGACTGTTTtatcagtttaacagtttatgGATTGACTTCTTTCGGTTCATTCACTGTTTACATCATGAAGGAAAAAGAAGGCAACAGGCTGAGAAATGAAGCTGTTGAGTGTCTTTGTGGCCACACGGGGGCAGTGCTGCATAAATAGTAGAATCTCTTACTGGACACTTTTTCTAGACctctttttaaatgacttttaaaaacagcaacaaaatgaCTTACATCAGGATCTGATatggttgtgtttttttgttgagcTTTATATATTTCAGAATGCCTAGAGTTTGTTTGATTCCCATGTTTTGTGATACAGAACATCTCCTCTCAGATGGCTGTTGTCTCATAATGGGTCATTACCTGGTCTGATGGTGTGTTTGTTCCATTTATAAATCAAGTGATTGATTTGTGAAATGAGAGATGGCCTCTGACCTGCTgactggtgtctgatcttctctgCTCCCCTCATATTTGACAGCTACTCAGCTAATGTGATGGTGGACAGGAAGTCACTAAACCTGGACTCTGGAAACACATTTCTAGGGATAAAAAAGTGAATGTAGATTGTTTCAGGAGATAAATATGAAATGATCGATTTGGCGATTATACTAATTTAGTAAGAAAAGAATGTATGAAAGAATTTTTATCTATACACTTAAGCAACGACCAGAGTCTTAGAATTACGCTTTCACCAGGTTTTACTTGACTGAACAACAGAACCTCTCTGTCTCCTTTATAAGGGGTCCATCCTGAGTTACACAATGAGTGTTTCAAATGTGTGCAATAACCCACTGCATGTGTAGTCACGCTGAGACCGCGTGGTCTTATTTTTATTACCCTTGATTCAGCTGTGACCTGCTTATCAAGTCTTTTTACAAGTACATCATAATTATCTGCTCTCATGCAGACATAAGTTGAGCAATGGTTTAACAAAATTCCCATCAGAAACATGAAGGTTTAGCTTTAAGCTTATTTGTCCAAAACAACAATGGATAAACTGCCAGCAGCTGGATTgaaatagaacatagtagtgttGGATGTAAGTAAAGGAAATACAAGTATAACTGTGactatggaacaaatctccttcagtgTTAAACCTTAATGTTAACCTGATTGTGTTTATTAGAAAATCAGCTATTACAGTGTCTGTGTTGCTCCACATAGTTAGTTAACTCTGGTTGTCTGTGGGTTTGTGTCAAatttggagtgaacaaaagcatgaaaactgtggaagatgcagactgtgaaagtctagtttatttcatgaatacaaaaaaagttTACAGTCGCTAGAACAAAGTAGCATACATTCATGATAAAGTAAATACCACAACGCAACTTGGACAGTGAGAAGTCAAATGAATTGTCTTAGAACTTATTATATTCTTTAAGCGTAAAAGCAACACCCAATATtagagtgtttgtgttttaagcCTTCTATTCAAAACTAGTACGTGTCAGCACTTCTTTCTCCCAGCAGCATTattgaagtgacactttaacgacaCTTTACCTGCTGATGCTTCACATCACAATCTTTATGACGAAAAAGCTCAGATGTCTGTGCTGTCACTTGTTATGAAAATGGACAGAACCTGGGCTCaggcttcctcttcttctttccttcctctttAATAATAAACATAGATCAGTAAAATAGCCATGTTTTTATACAAATGATTGTGATAAAGAGAATTTAGATGTTTTTTCTCCAGTGTGCATGAACTCAAACTCTTTTGAGttcaaatcttttatttttaccaACAACTGGGGAAATCCAAACTTGATGTACCAGGTCAACTCAgtgagcgcacacacacacacacacacacacacacacacacacacacacacacacacacacacacacacacactgtatcaTAATAAATGCCATGATATCTTCTTGTTCAAATAGTTTATTCACTTAACAAAGAGGTAGCTTGGAAACTCAGTAAGAAGGAAGAAAGCTAGTTTAAGGACACTTTCTCaaataaagaggatttcatCATCTTTCTGTTCATAATACAGGCTAAATAAAAGAAGAGATACATCAGAAACAAATCAGTAGATCCAGAAATTATAGAGGCAAACTCTTTCAGCTATAGAGGCAGAGGTACACTTCATGTACTCATTAGCGTACAGTTCAAATGCCTGTGTTAGGGTGCATTGTTTCAGTTTCATTAAGTCTTCTTGCAATTACATGATAATTATTATGCTGGACAAGAGTGATCAAAGCTCATAAACATCTGAGTTACACAATGAGTCTTTCAAATGTGTGGAATATCCCAGCTATAACCTTTGCTTTCAATTTGGTTAAACTTGGCATTCAGATCACAGTCTAAACAACAAGTACAGGAGGTCTTCCACTCCACAATTAAAAATAGCAACACTCATGTAAGGCTTTATTCTCCATAGTGTCAAGATAAAGCAACATTAAATAATGGATCTTCCATCTGAAATAATTACAGTTTGTATAAATTCACGCTGAAGaccaaaatacacacacatacataaaacacataaaccACTAAAACCTAATTAAAACACATGGAAAATTACCTCATTTGTTGTGCTATTCAaagatgtgtatgtgtgtgtattcagGCCAAGTCATAAAGAAAACGATAGAGGTCAATATACTTATATGATCTATAGTCGCTGCAGATTAATGAAATATAGTGGAAACTTGAAGATCCTAGCTATAGTAGTTTGTGGGAAACAAATACAGTGAAGTGACCATTTAGCTCTTATGGCATAAAACTGTTTAGTGTATTATTATTTGCTTTTCTACAGTATGATATTGtttaataatggattggattagTGCATAAAATAAgttgataaataaatgttaaatatcTAATCATCATATCAAAAATCATATATTTGGAGGGAGTGTCTTTGACACATGCTGACTGCATCCTTCTTATAACCAGAACAGGAAGTGAGATCAGAGGTGAACAAGAGTGAGCTGTTTGGTGAAAGGAACAGGAAGGATGAAGAAGAGGTGAacatccacacagtttaaaaggaGAAATAAGAGCACAAGCTCTAAGATGAAGACTGGTAATGATTAAAAACTGCACTAAATAGTATCATTCTGTGACTTCAAACTTTAGGTAGTGCATAACATTTACCACTTTATATTAATTTTACTATAcgcttaaataaataaaagtaaataactTTAAAAGGTGCTGTTATTGAGTGAAAATTCAAAAGATTTCAGGGCTGGGGTAAGCCCTGTATGCTTCAAGAGCCTAGCAACGCCCTCATTAGCAGCAGCAAATTGATATGGACCAGTTTATGCCTTTTATTCGGTTGTAAACTCTGATATACACTTATAATTAACCTTTGGGTGACTGCACAAAGACTGAGAGGGGacgacagagagggagagaaagggagaaagatGGAGGAACACAGCACATATAAGAAACAGGTAAGAGTGGACATGAAGTCAAAGTCAGGGACATGTCCGATAACAAAGACCTTCCACCTGGCTACATATATGTCACTTCCACTTTGCCCACATTCATCTATGATGATCGCTCATAACTAAGCAGTGTGCTATGCTCTTATCAAACGAAGAGCCGAAACTGCTCTTAAAATAACTGTTACAAgaatattttttgttatttttttttagttgaatataaaatgtttgtgtgtgattgtcagTACAAAGAGGAAGCGAGGACAGAGAGACTGGAACTAACAGAGATCAGgtggatttttcacaaaatctaCATGCATTAAATGGATGCGTTGTGTGATTTTCAGTAGCACTCTGCTATTAATGTGAATAATAGCATTTAGCAACATTCACATCACTGTAACCTTGAACAGGATGAATGCCACTATACTGATGTGACAGACTACAAATCTGTTCTCCACTCTCTGAATCGGTGAACACGATTCTCTGTGCTGAGTCTGCACAACAAAGTGTTTGGGTTTGTATGAATTCAAAAGCTGTCATTTAAAATCAGCTCTATTAGTTGTTGGCTTCTTGTCCAGGTATGTGGAGTCGCAGGGTGATTTTTAACTGTCTGTACTGTATAATGGTACTTTAAATACTTGATGATTTGATGGACTGTCCTCTATGTGGTTAAGAGACTGAAACAATGCCGTGCAGGTTTCTCCTCTGATCTGCTTTTTCATAAACTGGTTTTGAAATTTACTGGTCAGCATGACTGTGCCATTGCATCAGGTTTTAAACTAAAGTGACCACCGTAAAGATGATGTATTATATTAAAATCTGTTATTCTTAGACACTGCTGTAGGTCATCCAAAAATTAGATTTCTTTTGAAGGTAACACTAAAATGTGTATCCAACTGAAGTGAGGTTTGCAAATGTGAAAAGGGTTGGCTACATTTGCAAACAGCATATgacattaatattaattacaAGGCACCATAAGCATGACATTAAGACTGAGCTGAGCCCTAAAGGTTTGATCCTGGAGTCGCCCCTGATTGAGTGCTTCTCACACATTTATGATTTTGAAcaatttacagaaaataataTCAACTGTAAGTACTTTTAAAGATTCAATATATAATAATAGTTGCTAAATTCATGCAAGTCAAATAACTGATGAAATAACTACAGAAACAAAATTAtacttcatgtgtttcatgagCACAAATCTTCATCTGTAAAATAACAAGTAACTAAAGATGTCAGATATTTGTGGTGAAGTTAAATGTACCAATTCCCACTGAGAGGCAGTGGAGAAGAAGCCACAAATGTGATGGAAAGACCAATGCAAAGTACAAATTCCTCACATTTGTACTTAAATACTATACTGTAGTAATTGTACTTAATATCATCTGGCAAAAATGACCCAACAACTTTCATGCAAACATCACAGTTTCTGAACAACTGAATGATCAACGTGACACATGTAGAAACaattcacacagaagaagtttcTTCCAGAGCGGACTGTTTATTTTGGATGTTAttttcatttgattattttCCATTTCCATTCCATTAATGACTTGATTTATCCAACCAATGTAAGAGCAGACCTTCAGAGAAATAGCTGGTCCGGTACAGGCACATTTTTCACCACCAACATACACACCATGAATCTTGTTGTTTTTGGCTATCACTCCACCACCAGAATCACcctgagagagaaaacaaattaTATGTTTGTTCTAAAACAGCTGATAATGATACAGATAAAATGTTGGCAGCATGGCAACTCACCGGACATGTGTCCACTCGAGGTTCTTTGTGACACATCGTGTTTCCGTTTGGCCATAATAATGTTGACTTACATGGATGGAGGTTAGGCTCACACTCAACAACATGCATTTTTGCACACTGGAGATGAGGCAGATAACCAGGACtagagaaaaaatgtaaaaaacaaaagtgtttcATGCAAGGAAATCAGACATTGAAAGAAACATGCTTTGCCTCATTTCTGGAACAAAATGTGTTCTTTAAAAGAAGCTAAGCAGTGTTTAAAAAGGAGGGAAATTGACAGTATATCcaacataaaatgaaataaatactttatgtcatcacagttttcaaataaaatgaaaaagtaacTATAACAGGCACACAAGACAAAATCAAAGTATAATATAAACTAAAAAATTGTGAAATAATCAAAACAATGCTGTTCTCACGTTTGTTGTAGTTTACATCAACCATATAACCACCATGGCCTGCAATCTGAATGACATCCAGcctacaaattaaaaaaaataaaataaattccatGTCCATGTCTGCAGGCTGAGTATTTCCAGTCCACTTTAAGTCAGCTAATCTTTGCAGattcaaacatttattaaaacattacATTTCCTTCCATTTCCTAATGCTCATGTTTTATTGTCAGTTATGATATGATAGATCATGGATGTACCTCCTAAGCGGGTACCTAAAATCCAAACCAGAACCCTTACCTCAATATTCAAGTCTCAGTTACATTATTGTTAATAAAGAAGCTTTGCAGTCACTAATGGGGGTTTGTAACTTCAGAAGCATGATGTCATTTTTTTCATAGACTACAGATGTTGCTACATTTTTTGCTCTTCCTGGATGTTTAAAAAACCAACCaactaaacaagaaaaatatatgttatgtCAACATATTATGGACTTCCAGAATTCAAACTTTACACTTAAAAGGTTACTCAAAACTCACTTTTTACGACGTGTACATTTAGGTAAGACAACAGGCTTAATATTATTCTCTGGTGGGTCGATTTTCAGAAGCATGATgtcatgttttcctgtttggTCCTGAAAGATCTTGTGATCAATAATTCTCGCAATTCTTCCTGGACCGGGATGAATTCCTACATATGCAGACATAGTCCTAAACATGGAAATGGTAAAAGAACAAAA from Oreochromis niloticus isolate F11D_XX unplaced genomic scaffold, O_niloticus_UMD_NMBU tig00008133_pilon, whole genome shotgun sequence harbors:
- the LOC109201025 gene encoding cationic trypsin-like, with protein sequence MTAMAHLKFLPLLLWVGFTVCTEVDLHKRIFHDHRCKENDRLYHVEITQTDRSDYYHLCGGSLIHSEWVLTAAHCWKDEPGWTMSAYVGIHPGPGRIARIIDHKIFQDQTGKHDIMLLKIDPPENNIKPVVLPKCTRRKKLDVIQIAGHGGYMVDVNYNKQHILFQK